The following DNA comes from Oceanispirochaeta sp. M1.
CCATCCCCATCCCCTGTCCTGACAACCCGGAGAAATCCCTGACTATCCAGGCTGAAATTGTCCGCATTCTGGACGCTTTCACCGAGCTTACCACCGAGCTTACCACCGAGCTTACCTTGCGGAAAAAGCAGTATGGATACTATCGGGAGCAGTTGTTGAGTTTTGAAGCGGGGGAAGTAAAGTGGAAGACTTTGGGGGAGGTCGCGATATTTCGCAGAGGCACTGCAATAACAAAAAAACAGACAACCGCTGGAGATATTCCTGTTGTTGCAAATGGACCGGTCCCAACCTACAGTCATAATGAGAGTAATCGAGAGGGTGAAACCATTGTTATTGCTCGATCAGGTGCATATGCCGGGTATGTAAGCTATTGGAATCAACCGATTTTTCTAACTGATGCGTTTAGTGTTCAACCAGATACAGATGTCCTTGATCCTAAATATGTTTATTACTTTCTTCAGAATAAGCAAGATCATATTCATTCTATGAAAAAGGGTGCAGGTGTTCCTCATGTTCGTGTGAAGGAATTTGATTCGTATAATATTCCAATTCCTTCGCTTACTGAGCAAAAACGTATCGTCGCAATATTGGACAATTTCGATACATTAACCAACTCCATCTCCGAAGGTCTCCCCCGTGAAATAGAATTACGCACAAAGCAATACGAATACTACCGTGATTTGCTGCTTAGATTCCCCCAAAAGGAGGTTGAAGCATCAGCATGAGTAAAGCATTGACAGAAATAGCCCAGCAATTGAAAGATTCTAATAAGAAAGTGCAGCTGATCTATGCCTTCAACGGAACAGGGAAGACAAGACTTTCAGGAGAATTGAAGCAACTTATTTCACCAAAAAATGAAGGCTATTATGAAGGAGATGATGATCAGGGCAAGGTCATTTACTACAATGCGTTTACAGAGGATCTTTTTTACTGGGATAATGATCTAAATAGCGACACTGAGCGAAAACTAAAAATACAGCCAAACAATTTTACCAAGTGGGTTCTTGAAGAGCAGGGGCAGGAACCGAATATAATTGAAAACTTCCAGCACTATACAAATCAGTTTTTAATGCCCAAATTCAGTGAAGACTTTTCAGAAGTCAGCTTTTCAATTGAAAGAGGCGACGACGAAAACCTTGAACACATTAAGATATCCAAAGGTGAAGAAAGCAATTTTATATGGTGTGTTTTCTATAGCCTGCTTGAACAGATTGTTGAAGTGTTAAATATTGTTGAACCAACAGAAAGGGAAACTAATAGGTTTGATCATTTGGAATATGTTTTTATTGACGATCCTGTAAGTTCATTAGATGAAAATCGCTTAATTGA
Coding sequences within:
- a CDS encoding restriction endonuclease subunit S, translating into MSELSFMEKLLDGVEVEWRLLGDESFVEVANRGRKPVKASLRISGNTPYYGANNIQDYVDGHTHDGEYVLIAEDGSASLEKYSIQYATGKFWANNHVHVVRGKSGLNTRFLFHYLSIVNFIPHLSGGGRAKLTKGKMVEIPIPIPCPDNPEKSLTIQAEIVRILDAFTELTTELTTELTLRKKQYGYYREQLLSFEAGEVKWKTLGEVAIFRRGTAITKKQTTAGDIPVVANGPVPTYSHNESNREGETIVIARSGAYAGYVSYWNQPIFLTDAFSVQPDTDVLDPKYVYYFLQNKQDHIHSMKKGAGVPHVRVKEFDSYNIPIPSLTEQKRIVAILDNFDTLTNSISEGLPREIELRTKQYEYYRDLLLRFPQKEVEASA
- a CDS encoding AAA family ATPase, whose amino-acid sequence is MSKALTEIAQQLKDSNKKVQLIYAFNGTGKTRLSGELKQLISPKNEGYYEGDDDQGKVIYYNAFTEDLFYWDNDLNSDTERKLKIQPNNFTKWVLEEQGQEPNIIENFQHYTNQFLMPKFSEDFSEVSFSIERGDDENLEHIKISKGEESNFIWCVFYSLLEQIVEVLNIVEPTERETNRFDHLEYVFIDDPVSSLDENRLIELAVHVAQLIKSSDFTNGQGLRFIISTHNPLFYNVLYNELSLKSGYILNRNEDDTFELLEKRGDSNHSFSYHLYLKQLIKQAIAENSIQKYHFTLLRNLYEKTASFLGYPRWSELLPGDKKVYLNRIIQFTSHSTLSNEAVAEPTPQEKQTVNFLLEHLMNNYGYWQEGVQND